Genomic window (Deltaproteobacteria bacterium):
CGGCGTCACCGCGTTCGCGTTGCCGGCGGGCCTGCCGGTGTATGCGGACCCGAACCTGTTGTCGCAAGAGTACGTCATCCTCGGCTCGGGGAGCCGCTCGTCCAAGCTCAAGATCGCCCCGAAAGACCTCCGCAAGGTGCCCGGCGCTCAGTTCATCGACGGACTGACGATGTAGCGCCACCCGAACCGGTCGGTTCGTGTGGGCTCAAACCGTCATCCGTTTGGCGTTCGCGGCGAGAAACGCTAAACTGTGGAAATGGCCCAACCACGAACCACTTTTGCCAAGCGGCAACGGGAACGCGCGAAGCAGGAGAAGAAAGAGGAAAAGGCCAGGCGGCGCGCCGAACGCAAGGAAGCCCGGCAAGACCGTCCGGAACGCGGCGATGATATCGATCCCGACATCGCGGATATCGTCCCCGGTCCGCAACCTCGTATAGAGGACCTCTAATCCTGCGTCGGCCATCCAGTCGTCTGCCAATCCCTCATCTTCGGTTCACTACCGGTATCGACGCCGGTAGCGGCGTGGCGAGCAGTTGCGACCGAGGCCTCTGCGGTCGTTTGACACATACGCCGGATGCGGCTAAAGTCCCTCCTTGTTAAAGCTGTGTTCCAGCCTAGTCTTCCCGTCGAAGCTCTAGTCCAAAGCAAAAACTCACCACGTGCGTGAAAGACGCATGTTCTTGCCCAAGGCGGCGATCCCAGGGTCGAACAGACTGGTTTTCTTTTGTCTCAACCATTGGAGAGAAACATGAGTCAGAAATTGTACGTGGGCGGTTTGCCCTATTCGGTAACGGATGGCCAGCTCGAGGAAATTTTCACCGAGCACGGGACGGTGGAGTCCGCCACGGTCATCGCGGACAAATTCACCGGCCAGTCGCGCGGCTTCGGTTTCGTGGAGATGAGCTCCAGCGAAGAGTGCCAGAAGGCCATCGACGCTCTCAACGGAACGGATCTCCAGGGCCGGACGCTGACCGTGAACGAGGCACGTCCGCAGGAGCGAAGGTCCGGTTTCGGCAACTCGGGGGGCGGCGGCAACAGACGGTCGGGCGGAGGCAGACCAAGCCGCTGGTAACAGAAGTACGTTCCCACTGACCAACCAATCGAACTTGGCGGTCCCGTAACGGGACGGTGACCGCCAAGTTTTCAAAAACTCGAACCCCCGGCTGAAAGGTGTCACATCGACCGTCAGCCATTCTCCCGAGACCCACTTCCACGCAAAGAAATCATTTTATGTCAAACTCAGACTCCGCATCGTTCGACACATTCGGTCTTTCCGATCCACTGCTCAAGGATCTCGCCAGGATCGGTTTCGTTTCCCCCACTCCCATACAGGCAAAGGCCCTTCCCCCGGCACTCGAAGGCCGCGATGTCCTCGGCTGCGCGCAGACCGGCACGGGCAAGACCGCGGCGTTCGTGATCCCCATGGTGGAGCGGCTCGCGGGCTCGCCCGAGGGCCCGCCACGCGGCTTGATCCTGGCGCCGACCCGTGAGCTGGCGTTCCAGATCCAGGAGACCATCGACGATCTCGGACGTTCGCTGCGGGTCTACGCCACCACGGTGGTGGGCGGCGCCGACATGCA
Coding sequences:
- a CDS encoding RNA-binding protein, with translation MSQKLYVGGLPYSVTDGQLEEIFTEHGTVESATVIADKFTGQSRGFGFVEMSSSEECQKAIDALNGTDLQGRTLTVNEARPQERRSGFGNSGGGGNRRSGGGRPSRW